The Devosia sp. A16 genome includes a window with the following:
- the guaD gene encoding guanine deaminase translates to MKVTILRGRVLSFLEEPQGREDHASYRYIEDGAVVIGDGKILMVGEWNERAASHHDAAEIIDHRPHLIMPGFIDPHIHFPQMQVIGAYAAALLEWLNTYTFVEEQRFGDEVHATRIASRFFDELIRHGTTTAAAYCSVHPQSVDAFFGEAEKRNMLMVGGKVMMDRNAPPGLLDTPQSGYDDTKAGIARWHGRGRAHYAITPRFAITSTHEQMAMAEALAREFPDLHIQTHVSENLAEIAYANELYPNYGDYVGIYEKFHLLGPKTLLGHCIHLSHRETEVISETRSVAVFCPTSNLFIGSGLFDYERQHERGVRIATATDVGGGSSYSMLRTMDEGYKVMQLRGQRLTPFRSFFHMTLGNARAMSLDSRIGSLEAGKEADIVVLDSGATPQMALRMETCSSLEQELFLLQTCGDDRAVVETYVMGQPMKSALAA, encoded by the coding sequence GTGAAGGTGACGATTCTCCGCGGGCGTGTGCTGAGCTTCCTCGAGGAGCCGCAGGGTCGCGAAGATCACGCGTCCTACCGCTATATCGAAGACGGCGCGGTGGTGATCGGCGACGGCAAGATCCTGATGGTCGGGGAGTGGAACGAACGCGCCGCCTCGCATCACGACGCGGCCGAGATCATCGATCATCGCCCGCACCTGATCATGCCGGGGTTCATCGATCCGCATATTCACTTCCCGCAGATGCAGGTGATCGGCGCCTATGCGGCGGCGCTGCTCGAGTGGCTCAACACCTACACCTTCGTCGAGGAGCAGCGCTTCGGCGACGAGGTGCATGCCACCCGCATCGCCTCGCGGTTTTTCGACGAGCTGATCCGGCACGGCACCACCACGGCGGCGGCCTATTGCTCGGTGCATCCGCAATCGGTCGATGCGTTTTTCGGCGAGGCCGAAAAGCGCAACATGCTGATGGTGGGCGGCAAGGTGATGATGGATCGCAACGCGCCGCCGGGCCTGCTTGACACGCCGCAATCGGGCTATGACGACACCAAGGCCGGGATTGCCAGGTGGCATGGGCGGGGCAGGGCGCATTACGCCATCACGCCGCGCTTCGCGATCACGTCGACGCACGAGCAGATGGCGATGGCCGAGGCGCTGGCGCGGGAGTTCCCGGACCTCCACATCCAGACCCACGTCTCGGAGAACCTCGCCGAGATCGCCTATGCCAACGAGCTCTACCCCAACTATGGCGACTATGTCGGGATCTACGAGAAGTTCCATCTGCTCGGCCCGAAGACGCTGCTCGGCCACTGCATCCACCTCAGCCATCGCGAAACCGAGGTGATCTCCGAGACCCGCTCGGTAGCGGTGTTCTGCCCGACCTCGAACCTGTTCATCGGCTCGGGCCTGTTCGACTATGAGCGCCAGCACGAGCGCGGCGTGCGCATCGCCACCGCCACCGATGTGGGCGGCGGCAGCTCCTACTCGATGCTCCGCACCATGGACGAGGGCTACAAGGTGATGCAGCTGCGCGGCCAGCGCCTGACGCCGTTCCGCTCGTTCTTCCACATGACGCTGGGCAATGCCCGGGCGATGAGCCTCGATAGCCGCATCGGCTCGCTCGAAGCGGGCAAGGAAGCCGATATCGTGGTGCTCGATTCCGGCGCCACGCCGCAGATGGCGTTGCGCATGGAAACCTGCAGCTCGCTCGAGCAGGAACTGTTCCTGCTGCAGACCTGCGGCGACGACCGGGCGGTGGTCGAGACCTATGTGATGGGCCAGCCGATGAAGTCGGCGCTGGCGGCGTGA
- a CDS encoding urate hydroxylase PuuD, producing MTDYAIFWEWLSFAVRWTHVITAIAWIGSSFYFIALDLGLRKTPSLPPLAHGEEWQVHGGGFYHIQKYLVAPDFLPEHLTWFKWESYFTWISGFMLLVVVYYFGADLFLVDRHVLDIAAWQAILISLGSIVLGWVLYDTLCKSPIGNSTGGLMLVLFAILTAMSWAYTQVFTGRAAMLHMGAFTATIMAANVAMIIIPNQKIVVADLKAGRVPDAKYGKIAKQRSLHNNYLTLPVIFFMLSSHYPLAFATPWNWLIASLIFLEGVLIRHFFNTRHGRKGNPTWVWPLVIVIFLLCAWLSSGPKLPTGAETAPSPQATLLMQSPHFKAASEVVQTRCTMCHTAEPVWEGITEAPKNVILDNDIAIANHAEQVAIQAGYSHAMPPGNVTDMTDDERALLVAWFRGDGQ from the coding sequence ATGACCGACTACGCGATCTTCTGGGAATGGCTGAGTTTCGCGGTGCGCTGGACGCATGTGATCACCGCCATCGCCTGGATCGGCTCCAGCTTCTATTTCATCGCGCTGGACCTGGGGTTGCGGAAGACGCCGAGCCTGCCGCCGCTGGCGCATGGCGAGGAGTGGCAGGTGCATGGCGGCGGTTTCTACCACATCCAGAAGTACCTGGTGGCGCCGGACTTCCTCCCCGAGCACCTGACCTGGTTCAAGTGGGAGAGCTATTTCACCTGGATTTCTGGGTTCATGCTGCTGGTGGTCGTCTACTATTTCGGCGCCGACCTGTTCCTCGTCGACCGGCATGTGCTCGATATCGCGGCGTGGCAGGCGATCCTGATCTCGCTCGGCTCGATCGTTCTGGGCTGGGTGCTCTACGACACGCTGTGCAAATCGCCGATCGGCAACTCGACCGGCGGGCTGATGCTGGTGCTGTTCGCCATCCTTACGGCGATGAGCTGGGCGTATACGCAGGTATTCACCGGCCGCGCCGCCATGCTGCATATGGGCGCCTTCACCGCCACCATCATGGCGGCGAACGTGGCGATGATCATCATCCCCAACCAGAAGATCGTGGTGGCGGACCTGAAGGCCGGACGGGTGCCCGACGCCAAGTACGGCAAGATCGCCAAGCAACGCTCGCTGCACAACAATTACCTCACCCTGCCGGTGATCTTCTTCATGCTGTCGAGCCACTACCCGCTGGCCTTCGCCACGCCGTGGAACTGGCTGATCGCGTCGCTGATCTTCCTCGAGGGCGTGCTGATCAGGCATTTCTTCAACACCCGGCATGGCCGCAAGGGCAACCCGACCTGGGTGTGGCCGCTGGTGATCGTGATCTTCCTCCTCTGTGCCTGGCTATCGAGCGGGCCGAAACTGCCGACCGGGGCCGAGACCGCCCCCTCGCCGCAGGCAACGCTCCTGATGCAGTCGCCGCACTTCAAGGCGGCGTCCGAGGTGGTGCAGACCCGTTGCACGATGTGCCACACCGCCGAGCCGGTGTGGGAGGGGATCACCGAAGCGCCCAAGAACGTCATCCTCGACAATGACATCGCCATTGCCAACCACGCCGAACAGGTGGCGATCCAGGCCGGCTACTCGCACGCCATGCCGCCGGGCAATGTCACCGACATGACCGACGACGAGCGGGCGCTGCTGGTGGCGTGGTTCCGTGGGGACGGGCAGTGA
- a CDS encoding BMP family ABC transporter substrate-binding protein produces the protein MANLNRRNFIAAAGAAAAAVPLVGGAAFAQEKIKIGFIFLGPIGDYGWTWAHNKGREAVDAALGDKVETIYVENVAEDASAIPLIRDLAQQGCKLIFTTSYGYMDQTIAVAAEFPDVKFEHCTGFKRADNVATYNSKFHEGRAVLGTISGKMSKSGTLGYLGSYKVPEVVLGVNSFLLAAQKQNPDAKLKLVFIDSWFDPPKEAAATETLINLGCDIVTTHTDSPAALQILEQKGLYGFGQGADMSSFAPNAHLTAIEDIWGPYYIERVQAIIDGTWASADTWDGMKEGTVVISPYNKAVPADVVALADGVQAGYKDGTYDIFTGPIYDQDGNLKVEEGKVMTMAELAVIDWFVKGVESAA, from the coding sequence ATGGCAAATCTCAATCGCCGCAACTTCATCGCTGCCGCCGGTGCGGCCGCCGCCGCGGTGCCGCTGGTCGGCGGCGCCGCCTTCGCACAGGAAAAGATCAAGATCGGCTTCATCTTCCTCGGGCCGATCGGCGACTATGGCTGGACCTGGGCGCACAACAAGGGCCGCGAGGCGGTCGATGCGGCGCTCGGCGACAAGGTCGAGACGATCTATGTCGAGAACGTCGCCGAAGACGCCTCGGCCATCCCGCTGATCCGCGACCTCGCCCAGCAGGGCTGCAAGCTGATCTTCACCACCTCGTACGGCTACATGGACCAGACCATCGCGGTCGCGGCCGAGTTCCCCGACGTGAAGTTCGAGCACTGCACCGGCTTCAAGCGCGCCGACAACGTCGCGACCTACAACTCCAAGTTCCACGAGGGCCGCGCCGTGCTCGGCACCATCTCGGGCAAGATGAGCAAGTCGGGCACGCTCGGCTACCTCGGTTCGTACAAAGTGCCCGAAGTGGTGCTGGGCGTGAACTCCTTCCTGCTCGCGGCGCAGAAGCAGAACCCGGATGCCAAGCTGAAGCTGGTGTTCATTGACAGCTGGTTCGACCCCCCGAAGGAGGCCGCGGCCACCGAGACGCTGATCAACCTGGGCTGCGACATCGTCACCACCCATACCGACAGCCCGGCGGCGCTGCAGATTCTGGAGCAGAAGGGCCTCTACGGCTTCGGCCAGGGGGCCGACATGTCGTCGTTCGCACCGAACGCCCACCTCACCGCGATCGAGGACATCTGGGGGCCGTACTATATCGAGCGCGTGCAGGCGATCATCGACGGCACCTGGGCGTCGGCCGATACCTGGGACGGCATGAAGGAAGGCACCGTGGTGATCTCGCCCTACAACAAGGCGGTACCCGCCGACGTGGTGGCGCTCGCCGATGGCGTGCAGGCCGGCTACAAGGACGGCACCTACGACATCTTCACCGGCCCGATCTACGACCAGGATGGCAACCTCAAGGTCGAGGAAGGCAAGGTCATGACCATGGCCGAGCTCGCGGTCATCGACTGGTTCGTCAAGGGCGTCGAAAGCGCTGCCTGA
- a CDS encoding ABC transporter permease yields the protein MDFLIAAIITIVGISTPILLAGLGELVVEKSGVLNLGVEGMMLVGAIAGFAATVLTGNPWLGVIGAAVAGALAASLFGFLVLTLNSNQVATGLALTIFGTGLSSLIGLSFVGRIVPQFGSVFPPELARDPILKVIFGYSPVVYFALVMVFVVGWFLKSTRAGLILRAVGENDLSAHSIGYSVIGVRYAAVAFGGAMAGIGGAYFSMVITPMWAERMTAGRGWIALALVVFAGWRSGRLLVGAIFFGVLMWMELNAKAGGLAFLSFAQYIPSQFWAAMPYLMTVVVLTLISMRDRVGLNAPACLGKPFVPAT from the coding sequence ATGGATTTCCTCATCGCGGCCATCATCACCATCGTGGGCATCTCGACGCCCATCCTCCTCGCCGGACTTGGTGAGCTTGTGGTCGAGAAATCCGGCGTGCTCAACCTGGGCGTCGAAGGCATGATGTTGGTCGGCGCCATTGCCGGCTTCGCCGCCACCGTGCTCACCGGCAACCCGTGGCTGGGCGTGATCGGCGCAGCGGTCGCCGGCGCGCTCGCCGCTTCGCTGTTCGGCTTTCTCGTCCTGACGCTCAATTCGAACCAGGTGGCGACGGGTCTGGCGCTCACCATTTTCGGCACCGGGCTCAGTTCCTTGATCGGGCTGAGCTTCGTGGGCCGGATCGTGCCGCAGTTCGGTTCGGTGTTTCCGCCTGAACTGGCGCGCGACCCGATCCTCAAGGTGATCTTCGGCTACTCGCCGGTAGTGTATTTCGCGCTGGTCATGGTGTTCGTCGTCGGCTGGTTCCTCAAGTCGACGCGTGCCGGGTTGATCCTCAGAGCCGTCGGCGAGAACGACCTCAGCGCCCATTCGATCGGCTATTCGGTGATTGGCGTGCGCTACGCGGCCGTAGCGTTCGGCGGCGCCATGGCGGGGATCGGCGGAGCGTATTTCTCCATGGTGATCACCCCGATGTGGGCCGAGCGGATGACCGCCGGGCGCGGCTGGATCGCGCTGGCGCTGGTGGTGTTCGCCGGCTGGCGGTCCGGCCGGCTGCTTGTCGGTGCGATCTTTTTCGGGGTGCTGATGTGGATGGAGCTCAACGCCAAGGCCGGTGGCCTCGCGTTCCTCTCCTTCGCCCAATACATCCCGTCGCAGTTCTGGGCGGCCATGCCCTACCTGATGACCGTTGTGGTGCTGACGCTGATCTCCATGCGGGATCGGGTCGGCCTCAACGCGCCTGCTTGCCTCGGCAAGCCCTTTGTGCCCGCAACGTAG